Proteins from a genomic interval of Zingiber officinale cultivar Zhangliang chromosome 1B, Zo_v1.1, whole genome shotgun sequence:
- the LOC121989192 gene encoding 40S ribosomal protein S3-3-like isoform X1 encodes MATQMSKKRKFVADGVFFAELNEVLTRELAEDGYSGVEVRVTPMRTEIIIRATRTQNVLGEKGRRIRELTSVVQKRFKFPENGVELYAEKVNNRGLCAIAQAESLRYKLLGGLAVRRACYGVLRFVMESGAKGCEVIVSGKLRAQRAKSMKFKDGYMISSGQPVKEYIDSAVRHVLLRQGVLGIKVKIMLDWDPKGKQGPTTPLPDLVTIHPPKDEEEYVQPSLVLAPEIPVV; translated from the exons ATGGCGACCCAAATGAGTAAGAAGCGAAAG TTCGTGGCCGACGGCGTGTTCTTCGCGGAGTTGAACGAGGTTCTGACGAGAGAACTGGCGGAGGATGGGTATTCGGGCGTGGAGGTCAGAGTTACGCCAATGCGGACCGAGATTATCATACGGGCAACCCGCACCCAGAATGTTCTTG GTGAAAAGGGTAGGAGAATTAGGGAGTTGACTTCGGTTGTGCAGAAACGATTTAAATTTCCTGAGAATGGGGTCGAGCTATATGCAGAGAAGGTGAACAATAGAGGGCTTTGCGCGATTGCTCAGGCTGAGTCGCTCCGTTACAAGCTTCTGGGGGGACTTGCTGTTAGGAG GGCCTGTTACGGTGTTTTGAGATTTGTCATGGAGAGTGGTGCCAAGGGGTGTGAG GTCATTGTAAGCGGAAAACTTAGGGCACAGCGTGCTAAATCAATGAAATTCAAGGATGGGTACATGATTTCTTCTGGGCAGCCAGTCAAGGAGTATATTGATTCAGCAGTGAGACATGTTCTCCTGCGACAG GGTGTTCTTGGAATCAAGGTGAAAATCATGCTGGATTGGGATCCAAAGGGTAAGCAAGGCCCTACTACCCCACTTCCAGATCTCGTCACCATTCATCCGCCGAAGGATGAAGAAGAATATGTCCAGCCTTCACTTGTGTTGGCTCCAGAGATACCTGTGGTTTGA
- the LOC121989192 gene encoding 40S ribosomal protein S3-3-like isoform X2, giving the protein MRTEIIIRATRTQNVLGEKGRRIRELTSVVQKRFKFPENGVELYAEKVNNRGLCAIAQAESLRYKLLGGLAVRRACYGVLRFVMESGAKGCEVIVSGKLRAQRAKSMKFKDGYMISSGQPVKEYIDSAVRHVLLRQGVLGIKVKIMLDWDPKGKQGPTTPLPDLVTIHPPKDEEEYVQPSLVLAPEIPVV; this is encoded by the exons ATGCGGACCGAGATTATCATACGGGCAACCCGCACCCAGAATGTTCTTG GTGAAAAGGGTAGGAGAATTAGGGAGTTGACTTCGGTTGTGCAGAAACGATTTAAATTTCCTGAGAATGGGGTCGAGCTATATGCAGAGAAGGTGAACAATAGAGGGCTTTGCGCGATTGCTCAGGCTGAGTCGCTCCGTTACAAGCTTCTGGGGGGACTTGCTGTTAGGAG GGCCTGTTACGGTGTTTTGAGATTTGTCATGGAGAGTGGTGCCAAGGGGTGTGAG GTCATTGTAAGCGGAAAACTTAGGGCACAGCGTGCTAAATCAATGAAATTCAAGGATGGGTACATGATTTCTTCTGGGCAGCCAGTCAAGGAGTATATTGATTCAGCAGTGAGACATGTTCTCCTGCGACAG GGTGTTCTTGGAATCAAGGTGAAAATCATGCTGGATTGGGATCCAAAGGGTAAGCAAGGCCCTACTACCCCACTTCCAGATCTCGTCACCATTCATCCGCCGAAGGATGAAGAAGAATATGTCCAGCCTTCACTTGTGTTGGCTCCAGAGATACCTGTGGTTTGA